Below is a window of Thermodesulfomicrobium sp. WS DNA.
ACGCAAAAGGCGATGGCGTCCTTCCAGGCAATGGAAATATATGCCGCGCCCAAGGCCTCGATAACGCCGAGGAGGAGTCCTCCGAGCATGGCGCCGGGGATGTTGCCGATGCCGCCGAGAATGGCGGCGGTAAAGGCCTTGAGGCCATAAATCCAGCCCATGGTGAAATTGATCTGGCCGTAGTAGAGCCCCACCATGAGCCCTGCCGCGCCGCCGAGGGCCGGACCGATGCAGAACACCAGCATGATGACCCGGTCCACGTTGATCCCCATGAGGCGCGCGGCCCCCTGATCAATGGCTGCGGCCCGGATGGCGGTGCCGATCTTGGTCTTGTGGATGAAGACATAGAGCCCGGCCATGAGGGCCAGAGAGGCGGCGAAGAGCAAGAGACGGATGAGCGGGATCTCGAGGCCGAAGAAAGGGACCGTGGTTTTGGGCAGGACGTCGTGGGGATAGACCTGAAATCTCGCCCCGTACACCAGCATGACGGCGTTTTGGAAAAAGATGGAGGCCCCCAGGGCCGAGACCACGGCGGATAGGCGCGGCGAGTGGCGTAGCGGCTTGTAGGCCACGCGCTCGAGGAGCACGCCGATGACGGCCACCAGCCCCATGACCAAGAGCACCAGAACCCCCACCCCGGCCAAGGGGCCGAGTTTGTCGAAGAGTCCGAGGCTCGTGAGCAGCGTCAGGCCCAGGTACGCACCAATGGTGAAGAGGTCGCCATGGGCGAAGTTGATGAGCTTGAGCACTCCGTACACCATGGTGTAGCCGAGGGCCACCAGCGCATA
It encodes the following:
- a CDS encoding branched-chain amino acid ABC transporter permease: MEEFIQQLTNGLAVGGIYALVALGYTMVYGVLKLINFAHGDLFTIGAYLGLTLLTSLGLFDKLGPLAGVGVLVLLVMGLVAVIGVLLERVAYKPLRHSPRLSAVVSALGASIFFQNAVMLVYGARFQVYPHDVLPKTTVPFFGLEIPLIRLLLFAASLALMAGLYVFIHKTKIGTAIRAAAIDQGAARLMGINVDRVIMLVFCIGPALGGAAGLMVGLYYGQINFTMGWIYGLKAFTAAILGGIGNIPGAMLGGLLLGVIEALGAAYISIAWKDAIAFCVLILILIVRPTGILGERVAEKV